A window of Eubacteriaceae bacterium ES3 contains these coding sequences:
- the rpsT gene encoding 30S ribosomal protein S20 encodes MANIKSAMKRAKTNEISRLRNKMVKTNLKTTVKGFETAVTEGSVEDAQEAYRLAAKKLDKAVAKGVIHKNAAARKKSALAKKLNTMNA; translated from the coding sequence ATGGCTAATATTAAATCAGCGATGAAGAGAGCTAAAACTAACGAAATCAGTCGTCTGCGAAACAAAATGGTTAAGACAAACTTAAAAACGACTGTCAAAGGTTTTGAAACTGCAGTAACAGAAGGATCTGTTGAAGATGCGCAGGAAGCATATCGTTTAGCTGCTAAAAAGTTGGATAAAGCCGTTGCTAAAGGCGTAATCCATAAAAACGCAGCAGCACGCAAAAAAAGTGCTTTGGCAAAAAAATTAAACACAATGAATGCTTAG